A single Primulina eburnea isolate SZY01 chromosome 11, ASM2296580v1, whole genome shotgun sequence DNA region contains:
- the LOC140805811 gene encoding WRKY DNA-binding transcription factor 70-like, translating into MESSSENFNAMKKRLVEELIKGRESAFQLQTLLHKLAEDSGQEQLAMKILTSLTEGLSMVTLGTGSSAQIASVGCAGGAAAAGGDGGGRKKKTGVKDRRGCYKRKRTSDSWTEISPTPDDGRVWRKYGQKDILNCEYPRWYYRCTHKNQGCKATKQVQKIKEEPFLYQTTYFSHHTCTATPTQLAPEFILESDPAESNLLSFGPNNHLYSSQNPVKISSSEEDKHMVCFPHSISSGPWPGIVEPESIESKQAWSPRILVSYDDLEEAVSGLYSCTSMTGSQHGLDMEVNQLVI; encoded by the exons ATGGAAAGCTCGAGTGAAAATTTCAATGCAATGAAGAAAAGATTGGTGGAAGAGCTAATAAAAGGCAGAGAAAgtgcattccaactccaaaccCTTCTGCATAAGCTCGCCGAAGATTCAGGTCAAGAACAGCTCGCCATGAAAATCTTGACATCTTTGACTGAGGGTCTCTCCATGGTCACTTTAGGCACAGGCTCCTCAGCCCAGATCGCCTCCGTTGGCTGTGCTGGAGGTGCCGCCGCCGCCGGAGGAGATGGGGGTGGGAGGAAGAAGAAGACGGGGGTCAAAGATCGGAGGGGCTGCTACAAAAGAAA AAGAACCTCAGATTCATGGACAGAGATATCTCCAACACCAGATGATGGCCGTGTATGGAGAAAATATGGTCAGAAAGATATATTAAACTGTGAATATCCGAG GTGGTATTATAGGTGCACGCACAAGAAtcaaggatgcaaagccacaaAACAAGTTCAGAAAATCAAAGAGGAACCATTTCTGTACCAAACCACTTACTTCAGTCATCACACCTGCACAGCAACACCTACTCAACTTGCACCTGAATTCATCCTTGAATCAGACCCTGCCGAATCAAATCTACTCAGTTTTGGACCAAATAATCACCTCTATAGTTCCCAAAACCCTGTGAAGATTTCTTCCTCCGAGGAAGACAAACATATGGTTTGTTTTCCTCATTCGATATCATCGGGCCCGTGGCCGGGAATCGTCGAGCCAGAATCGATTGAATCTAAGCAGGCATGGTCTCCAAGAATATTGGTCTCTTATGATGACCTAGAAGAAGCGGTTTCAGGGCTGTATTCGTGTACATCGATGACTGGTTCGCAGCATGGGCTCGATATGGAGGTTAATCAACTAGTGATATAA